The genome window caaaacgttgcgcaccggtgtgagattgaacgtgccccaggTGAGAGAGTGAAAaggattatgggaaatgaaGTCCAAATGGATGATGAACGGGGAAACATGGAGAAACAAGCAGGAACAAATTGGGACTGTGACAAAAATGTATCattgaaaaacacagaaaataattGAAGTGAGATTACAGGAAAAACAAATAGAAGGTCAAAATCTGGCAAATTAACAGAAggttaataaaaaacaaataaatagccAAAAAATACAAGAATACATAAAAGCTAACAAAAACCCAcattaattaaattgtttaaaacaataaagatgcaattaaaacaaaacatttacagttggagtgcataaaatgtaataacagattttaatatacaacaactggttaaataaaataaaaaaataacccacaaaatattacatttatgtttacagatgtgcaaatgtgcattagatatataaatgtaaaaaataacaccATGCAATAAGGTCACAAGCTTGATAAACATCAACCTTTAGGAACTTCAATCTCCAGGTCTGGAGCCTGCAGAATAAGAGCATACAAATACAAATccagttaaaaatacatttacataaaatgcatAAGTAAGGGCAAAAACACATATTACAAAACATCACAAATCCAAGAACTAAGATTTTTAACATTCAAATCGAGATGTGAAAAAATTATATTGGAAGATTTCAGACTTCCAGAAAGATTTTCAAATTACCAACTTAAAGAAAAGTATTTCCAAAAAGTGTcgattttttgttttgtacacAAAACATTTGATCTTTGGTGGGCTTCTTTGTGGGCTGAgcattaatttattttgtaaagatcGAACATCTTAAAGATTTTTTCAACATCCTCTTTATGAAAATTGTTTAGCTCACTGTAAGCCTGCATGTTTATCGTTATACTTTAAATGGCAAATAagaatatatagcctaataaaAAACATCACAGAAAAGAATagcaaataaacagaaaaaacatTCATGTAACTCGCTGTAGAACAACGAGTGAAATCTATTTAGGTTTAAAAAGAAAAGTATCTTAACTTACCTTACAGTATTATATAAAGACAAAACAAAAATCACGCTTTGTCAAGTGTGGCAGTTTGAATTTCATGCAACTTCCGGGTCCTCTTGTAAGCTGTAGCATTATGGGAAAGGTAGTACTTTTCATAAAGCGGATTGAACGCTGTTGCTGTTAACTGACTACTGTTTCCAAGATGCATTGCAATCTACATCATCATATTCAGAGAGTACAACATAATACATATTAGTATAGTATTACTTACTAGTATTTTTGTGCTTGTTAacacaatttaatgtaaagtCTTATTTAATTACTATTTGTCTTTGTCTGATGTATGATAGTGCAGACTGAATCACtcatttatttttcttcattctgaaatcatttatttattactttgtttGTATGGTCCACTGCACATTGACACATCCTTTGTATTAACTgcctataaaaataaaatgctctAACTGTAATTTCATATTTTGTCCTCCTAGTGATATCAGGAACATTATTAAATGACCAACAGAGGACCATGTGAGAACATTCTATTAATGTTCCAAATGTCCTCTTTGTAACGTTGCCATTTGACCACAGAATAACCAATATGGGACGTCCCCCTAAAGTCATATCAGGAACATTATTATATGACCAACAGAGGACCATGTGGTAATTAGACATGCTAAAAGATAACAATGTTGACAGTATGGAATACACACAGTATACATTATACGTAGTCACATTGGACATACTTTAACAGACATCCACATTATACACAAAAGCACACAatatacaaaacataaaaataaaaactatgccTATATACACATGTATTGTACACATAATGATGTGTGCTAGTGCAGATGAATAATGGAGCATGTAGATTATTATTAAGGTGCAGTGTTTGCTACACTTTATGCAATAAGACACTCAAAGCGACATTTGCACAATGTGATGGAGATGACAAACAATATCAAGCACAGGATTCACAGCCAAAAGAGGTCTAAGCCCTCTCCTCTAAAGGACTTCTTCTGCACGCCATAGTCAAAAAGCAGTTCTTCACTCACATCAATGTTCCTGGATGCTATAAAAAGGATTACATTCCTTTCTTCCCCATCAGACTCCACAGTGTAGACCCTGGGCCGTAGGTTGGTACGTTTCCTAGAGTGATTGATAAGGCGGCCAAAAGTCTCCTTGTCCTGGTGGCACTCACAGAAAGCCGAATGTGCGTCAATGCACATGTTCTGGTCCTTGCTGTTCTCGTAGAAGAACATAAAGCCAGTTTCGCCCTCACTGGTGTTACGGTGGATCTGCTGGCCCTCTTTGGTTGTGACGACCCGTCCGTGGTAATCACAGACCACCTCTCCTGCCTGAAAACAGCGGGTCACAATAATACCCTTGCCCTTCTCTTCAATGTCTGCGATTGCGAGTCCTTTCCACTTCTGACTGCGGACGAGCCTCCGGATGCTTTTGAGGTCCATCACTGTTTCCACCAATCCTGAGGGCTTCCATTCGTTGATGATGTGAGCAGGGGTGGGGATGTTACTCTTCCAGTCCTGCTTCACGATCCAGGAACTGACTCGGTTCTCAGAAGGAAGGCGCCGGCCAAAGTGTGCTGCAAAGAATGAGAATAGTTTACTCTAACGTACAACTTTAAATGACGTACATACACAGCATCATCCATTTCAATAACAATTAAAAAAGACTTACAGATGACGTGCCGCACACGCAGTTTCATTTGTGCCTTCAGCCAACGTTCGTAGAGCTGCCTTTGAAATGTAGGCGACGTCAGCATGCGCACCTCCTTATCTGGCACTTGCCCGTCCAGCGTCACCGAGTGTGTTTGGTGCAATGCGTTGTATGCTGCCTGCATGTCCATCAGAGGATTGCGCCCGCAAACAGCATCACGTTCATTGTCACAGACAGTAGGTGAGATATAATCTCCATCACTAAATAAAAATTCAGTCAGTGATGATTGTGCACATGCCAGGCATTTTAATTCACTGTACCTTAATTTACTGACTTTTaatatgttgttttaatgttgtttttgtctgtgctctctgttttatttctgtttttattctcTGCTTTGTTCAGCACTTTGGTTAGCGCAGCTGTGataaatgtgctatataaataaacttgacttACTTTTTATTTACATGATATAGCTTATGATGAATTTGAATATGATGACGAAATGCTGATTGCTTGTCAAACACAGTAAATATAAAAAGCATGCTTACCTTGTCTCACCGGCCATCTTGCAGATGAGCTTTTGTAGTGAACGTTTCATACTGTTATGCTCACAAGAAGGCTTAGCAGCGGTTTCAAAGACAAGACCTGATATAGGTACAGTATTAATAGAAGCACATATGGGAAAGGAAATGAATCATAATGGTTAGCTTACTTAGAGTGAAGACGGTTGAGATCATTGGACGCATTGTAAATTGGCTTCCCTGAGGTGGAGACAAAAAATCTTTTCAGTCTTCTGCCTCTACATTGTCCCGTGTCCTCTTACCCTTCTTGAAGGTCAGGAGTTTAGGCCTTAAATGCTTAAAGTACAGGTCAAACCACTGTTGGAAAAGTAAAAACAGGAACACAGATTAATTCCTGCTTTTAGTTAGTTTTAGTACTGAAAGGACATGTTTGATAAATCTAACTTAATTTGATGAATTTACCAACTCCTCCTCCTGGGTAAGGACAAATGAGGCCATCTTATAATACGATGCTCTCTTGTGCTCTTTAACACTCACAACGACACCAGACTCATCACGCTGTCTATTTCTCCACTCCTTCACCTGCACAAAACAACAATTAATAAGTAATCAGTAATGGTGGAAAAGGTAAAAAGTTAATTTTCTTACAGTAAAGACTGCAGTAATACTCACTCTCATGTGCTGCACCACGCCTGGTCCCTGGAGATATTTAAGAATCATCAGTGCCTCAAGGTAATACACCACAAATGCACACTCTGACAACTCCGGTGTGGTCTTCATCTTTGGAAAGATCTTATCCATTACTACCATAAAGTCTTTCTTGGCTCTCAGCAACACAGCCCAGCAGTCTCGTGGTGTCAGTGAATTCTTGTGAATCAATATGTCATtcctaagaatttttttatgtattaccAAATCACagtgttccctttcaatacggttcacttcgcattgcgtcagtttgctgacgctatggggggaaactcctgtttactccgtgattgaagcctattggttaacgtctgtagaaaatacagaccaatgacgtttgagcccgcgcgggggcgtggcacacgtccctatataagccggtgaaatacgtcaagagctcattacttttctccttcagcgcgaaccttctcgctgctccgaagaagaagcccttactcgccgtcgatccaagcactgcagcggactacaacacaccagcgtgttcccctgccgctttccggtgagcctaaaagagagtatctaaaagagcagaagcgcgttgagataatgtcgcttcggcattgcggctcctgccgagcccctttgcctgtggaggatttccacaaggagtgcgtcatctgtctgggtcctgcccacgccgaggccgtactcgccgaggcgggctgcgcccactgcgagctccttcctatcgcggtgctgcgctcccgcctcgagatctttaaacggaaggcttcccgtgctctcccgcctaaacagcagcggagccgtgatgctggaagacgccctgagaccgagtccacgccggctcatcccccgcgtgctctgtctccccgccgtcaccctgtcaccttcgcccatgaagacctacgccccctgccgagtgctatgcagctcactgcgacggcgagctcgccttcggtgcgtggaacaaccagttgtctcagctacatatcaaccaactcgagatgtgggcggttatcttggcgctacgacactttcgaccgaaactccaacatcaacacgttctagtgcggtcggacagtatgacggtggtttcgttcataaaccaccaaggagggctgagatctcgctccctatccaggctggcgagacggcttttattatgggctcacgcgaacgtacgttcgttaaaagcgactcacgtaccgggtgtagccaatacgggtgcagacattctctcgcgcaacggtccgccgccgggagaatggagactgcatcctcagacggacgagagaatatggaccgtgttcggccgggcggagatcgatctgtttgcgtcagacgagaacgcgcattgcccgatcttcttctcgagacaccacgatgccctgtcgcaagcatggccggcgtgtcttctgtatgcttttcctccggtggctctgttaccacaggtccttcagaggataagagagacgaaatgcgcgataattctggtcgccccgttttggcacaatcaaccatggctccccgacctatggcagctgaaaacatcagcaccatggccagtaccgctgaggaaagacctcctatctcaggcgagagggacgatatggcatccacagccggagctatggaatctacacgtttggtctctgaacggcaaccatcacgcctttcaggacgggtgttaaatactctaactgaagctagggccccatctaccaggcgcctttacgctcaaaagtggtctattttttctgactggtgcacgacgaaagacttaaacccaaacacctgtgaagtggagcatattctctcctttctgcaggaaatgctggacagcggtcgcgcgccctcgacgcttaaagtgtatgtggcggcgataacggcgaatcacgcccttatcgccggtcgcaccgtgggaaaacatgatctcatcattaaattccttagaggcgctcgcagactaaacccaccgcgacctaacacggtcccgtcttgggatctgtccacggtcctgaaagcgctgcgcggtccccctttcgagcccctcgaacaggctgacctgcgcgctctctcgtttaaaaccgctctcctcctggcgttggcatcggttaaacgagtgggcgatttacacgcgttttcaattgacccgtcgtgtctggaattcggtcctaacgatagcaaagtgatccttagaccgagagcgggatacattcctaaagttttgaccacgccatttagagttcaggtggtttcacttctcgcccttccgacggcggacggcgaacaaaccccgaacacgctctgccccgtcagagcgttaagaatatacacggaccgttctgcctcatatcgcaagtcagatcagctgttcgtaagcttcgcacaacattccttaggtatgccgctcactaaacagaggctatctaaatggatcgtcgaagccattgctttggcttacgcctccctgaatgaacattgtccagttggtttaaaagctcactccacgaggggtatggcttcatcttgggcttggtctacggggatttctatcgttgacatttgtaacgcggccggctggtcctcgccgtctacgtttgtcagattttatagcctggatgtacctgccttacaagcacaggtcttatcggcttaatgattcacgcgactgcgtttctgtatgccttcacggtgcgttgctagctcaccgtcatggctacctattaataattcatgcacagctcgcggcgcgctcagggaacccgccgtctcgtgctctattgtatatgcatcatggtgcgtttagaaacttcactgtatgcgtattactgtctcatatatggtgcttacacttgcgctcgctagagctatgtatatgctgggttagggccacatgcagtgtctctccggtaagggcacctcagtccgttgtgtatgcacggcgggatgggattacgttcccccatagcgtcagcaaactgacgcaatgcgaagtgaaccgtattgaaagggaacgcttaggttactcacataaccccggttccctgaaataacgggaacgaagcattgcgtcgctggccgtgctacaaacgtctacgcagcgagtgttattcggctgcgcgcttcagtcgaataataatgagctcttgacgtatttcaccggcttatatagggacgtgtgccacgcccccgcgcgggctcaaacgtcattggtctgtattttctacagacgttaaccaataggcttcaatcacggagtaaacaggagtttccccccatagcgtcagcaaactgacgcaatgcttcgttcccgttatttcagggaaccggggttacgtgagtaacctaagcgtttctTGCCACAGTGCTCACATATATAAAGTGTGATCCATTTAAAGGGAATGGTACATATCTCTTTTGGGTGATCTCTTCGTCAGCGCATTTCTTCTGCAGAGACCCAATGTATTCAATGAATAATGTGCATTCATCATGCAGCCTCTCATCTTCATTCTCCAGGTTGGTGTTCATGGTGTGGTACATGAGGAATCTGTCAGAGGAAGTACAAGTATTCACATGTATTCAACCCAATGAAATTGTGCTCTACTCAactgtggttaaatataaataacaaaaatatatcaaatgccAACCTTTTCAGGCTTTTGAGGTAGTTGAGCTGAGTTGATTTGGCCAGCTTGGCCTCAGAGAGCTCACGGAGGTACTGTTTGGTTTTTGGCCTGTTCCTGACGAAAAGAAGGCTTGGCTCCTTTGGGTTCATGTAATACAGGAACCTGGCCATGTTTTCAACCTGAAAAGACAGAAAAGCATTTCAAATTACCATATGCTCAACATTTAAGCTAATCTTGCTACATAAAGTTTtctataaacaatgtttttattgtACCACTTGTTTGAAATTCTCATTGTGGAGGTCTTTCTCCAGGTGTGTGCCAAAGTCCTTCAGCAGTGaacagtggcgtgtttaccattttgggggccctaagcaaagtccaaggacctggggccccccatgccccaacattaagaaaaaaattattggtttaaaaatacaaaaagtgcccattgtcttattcaaaagaataaagaatcattatctgtcaaaaacataaaggtcttggttttaccgcagtggtttccaaactttttccaAAAGGCCTCCCTTTTgtacagaa of Paramisgurnus dabryanus chromosome 22, PD_genome_1.1, whole genome shotgun sequence contains these proteins:
- the LOC135785536 gene encoding uncharacterized protein; protein product: MRPMISTVFTLSLVFETAAKPSCEHNSMKRSLQKLICKMAGETSDGDYISPTVCDNERDAVCGRNPLMDMQAAYNALHQTHSVTLDGQVPDKEVRMLTSPTFQRQLYERWLKAQMKLRVRHVISHFGRRLPSENRVSSWIVKQDWKSNIPTPAHIINEWKPSGLVETVMDLKSIRRLVRSQKWKGLAIADIEEKGKGIIVTRCFQAGEVVCDYHGRVVTTKEGQQIHRNTSEGETGFMFFYENSKDQNMCIDAHSAFCECHQDKETFGRLINHSRKRTNLRPRVYTVESDGEERNVILFIASRNIDVSEELLFDYGVQKKSFRGEGLDLFWL